From the Candidatus Melainabacteria bacterium genome, one window contains:
- the pyrR gene encoding bifunctional pyr operon transcriptional regulator/uracil phosphoribosyltransferase PyrR — MNVILDSNEVTKTLRRLAHEVIENYVDLSNLVIVGLVTRGEYLAKRLSEIISQIEKVQIPYGHLDVTLYRDDLDHRKSLKPSKLSMLPNIDNKHILLVDDVLYEGRTVRAALDALKDFGRPSSVKLLVLVDRGHRKLPISADFVGKNIQTNPNQIVKVFVSEVDKKDCIEILDEGKVKSI, encoded by the coding sequence ATGAATGTAATATTAGATAGCAATGAAGTAACAAAAACTTTAAGAAGATTAGCTCATGAAGTAATAGAAAATTATGTTGATCTAAGTAACTTAGTGATTGTTGGGCTTGTTACAAGAGGTGAGTACCTAGCTAAAAGATTGAGTGAAATTATTTCCCAAATTGAAAAAGTACAAATTCCTTATGGACATCTGGATGTAACATTATATAGAGATGATTTGGATCACAGAAAGTCTTTAAAGCCAAGTAAATTAAGTATGCTGCCAAATATTGATAATAAGCATATTTTATTAGTTGATGATGTTTTGTATGAAGGCAGGACAGTAAGAGCTGCATTAGATGCCTTAAAAGATTTTGGCAGACCTTCTTCTGTAAAATTATTAGTTCTTGTAGATAGAGGTCATAGAAAATTACCTATTAGTGCTGATTTTGTTGGTAAAAATATTCAGACAAATCCAAATCAAATAGTAAAAGTTTTTGTTTCTGAAGTTGATAAAAAAGATTGTATTGAAATATTAGATGAAGGAAAGGTTAAATCAATTTAA
- the trpB gene encoding tryptophan synthase subunit beta, whose product MNLESMGYYGKYGGTFVPETIMPALEELEIAFNKCKNNKEFNSELNLLLKSYAGRPTPLYFAKRLTEYFNKGRIYLKREDLCHTGAHKINNCIGQSLLAKRLGKKRIIAETGAGQHGVATATVCALLGLECEIFMGKIDMKRQELNVFKMELLGAKVIPVSIGSQTLKDATSEAIRDWITNIKNTHYIIGSTVGPHPYPTIVGYFQSVIGKELQKQINKTPNYIIACVGGGSNSIGIFYPYLGNKNIKLIGIEAGGISLTNGHHAATLTLGKPGVLHGSFSYLLQDKNGQVKEAHSISAGLDYPGVGPQHSYLKDKRIVIYKTISDKEALWGFKLLSKLEGIIPALESAHAIAYLKYLMPKTKKNEIVIINLSGRGDKDINTVRNFL is encoded by the coding sequence ATGAACCTAGAATCTATGGGTTATTACGGAAAATATGGTGGTACATTTGTTCCTGAAACAATAATGCCCGCTCTTGAAGAGTTAGAAATAGCTTTTAATAAATGTAAAAATAACAAGGAATTTAATTCTGAATTAAATTTACTTTTAAAATCTTATGCTGGAAGACCTACTCCACTTTATTTTGCAAAAAGATTAACTGAATATTTTAATAAGGGAAGGATCTATTTAAAGAGAGAAGATCTTTGTCACACTGGAGCTCACAAAATAAATAATTGTATTGGACAATCGCTACTTGCAAAAAGGCTTGGTAAAAAACGAATCATAGCAGAAACTGGTGCAGGACAACATGGAGTAGCAACAGCAACTGTATGTGCACTGCTTGGTCTTGAGTGTGAAATATTCATGGGTAAGATTGACATGAAGAGGCAAGAGTTAAATGTATTTAAAATGGAGTTATTAGGAGCTAAAGTAATTCCAGTTTCAATTGGTTCACAGACATTAAAAGATGCAACAAGCGAAGCAATAAGAGATTGGATTACAAATATTAAAAACACTCACTATATTATAGGTTCAACTGTTGGACCACATCCCTATCCAACAATTGTTGGTTATTTCCAGTCTGTAATTGGAAAAGAATTACAAAAACAAATTAATAAAACACCTAATTACATTATTGCTTGTGTTGGTGGTGGATCAAATTCAATTGGGATATTTTATCCATATCTTGGAAATAAAAATATAAAATTAATTGGCATTGAGGCGGGTGGTATCTCACTAACAAATGGACATCATGCTGCTACTCTTACACTTGGAAAACCAGGAGTCTTACATGGTTCATTTAGTTATTTATTACAAGACAAAAACGGACAAGTTAAAGAAGCTCACAGTATTTCAGCAGGTTTAGATTATCCAGGTGTAGGACCACAACACTCTTACTTAAAAGATAAAAGAATTGTTATATATAAAACAATTTCTGATAAAGAAGCTTTATGGGGGTTTAAGCTTTTATCAAAATTAGAAGGAATAATTCCTGCATTAGAGTCTGCGCATGCAATAGCTTATTTAAAATATTTAATGCCAAAAACAAAAAAGAATGAAATTGTTATTATAAACCTCTCAGGAAGAGGAGACAAGGACATTAACACAGTCAGGAATTTTTTGTAA
- a CDS encoding 1-acyl-sn-glycerol-3-phosphate acyltransferase, translated as MAIYNPNQYNWITKLYQFLAIWLLFVPVYYIFYRMKVYGRENIPKDKNPFVVMPNHLSNNDPPIVSTVLMIPIAYMAKKELFSMPVLGWAITRLGAFSVDREKVEKTTIKATKEIVNKGWCIGTFLEGTRNKTPGILGKPNIGPAYISNLNSIPILPVGIVGSNKLFGPVTVKIGKLFYPDRNLENAKWQCAKKLAELTGFKIADFTKNS; from the coding sequence ATGGCGATTTATAATCCAAATCAATATAATTGGATTACAAAACTTTATCAGTTTTTAGCAATCTGGCTTTTGTTTGTACCTGTTTACTATATCTTTTATCGAATGAAGGTTTATGGAAGAGAAAATATTCCAAAAGATAAAAACCCTTTTGTTGTAATGCCAAACCACCTGTCAAATAATGATCCACCAATTGTCTCTACTGTTCTTATGATTCCAATTGCATATATGGCAAAAAAAGAATTATTTTCAATGCCTGTTTTAGGGTGGGCTATTACAAGACTTGGAGCATTTTCTGTTGACAGAGAAAAAGTTGAAAAGACAACAATTAAAGCAACTAAAGAAATTGTTAATAAAGGTTGGTGCATTGGAACATTTCTTGAAGGAACAAGAAATAAAACACCGGGAATTCTAGGAAAACCAAATATTGGTCCTGCTTATATTTCAAATTTAAATAGTATTCCGATTCTACCAGTTGGAATAGTTGGATCAAATAAATTATTTGGACCTGTCACAGTAAAAATTGGAAAATTATTTTATCCGGATCGTAATCTTGAAAATGCAAAATGGCAATGTGCGAAAAAACTAGCAGAATTAACAGGATTTAAAATAGCAGATTTTACAAAAAATTCCTGA
- a CDS encoding long-chain fatty acid--CoA ligase, whose product MISRNLAELFINQSNKCKNKIAVEYRLRRHEPYRSITWQHLKTILYELTYGLIELGLRKGDKVAILSETRYEWAVCDLAILTCGGIVIPMYPTLGDEAVNYILNNSEAKIIILEDKGQLQKIRSQWEQLPRITYAVVIEDKGDIPQNDPRIINLKRLMDKGKLNFSKDPYLVDHHLKNVDKDNIATIIYTSGTTGQPKGVILTHKNILSVISVLPQVLPLKPTDKFLSFLPLSHVFERVGGLYYTISTGATISYCSSVDQIGAALKDSGATIMLVVPRLLEKIYSKVKMQLASITGFKKKLIDLAFSKNEKKNIFLCYLAKTIIFPAIRKSISPTLKYFVSGGAPLSIEVANFFHLIGFPVLEGYGLTETSAPATVNTLKDFKIGTVGKALPNVEIKIANDGEVLIKGPNVFCGYYKNEQITKEAFQDGWFCTGDIGIVDSDGFLKITDRKKDIIINSAGKNIAPQNIENSLKNSPYISNAVVIGDKRKYLCALITLDEQAVIDFAKKNNINYKKTNNLNVNSKIIHLIDEEIKLRTSNFSDYEQIRKFTILPNDFKIETGEITPTLKVKRKFVEEKYKRIIDAMYPGD is encoded by the coding sequence ATGATATCAAGGAATTTAGCAGAGCTTTTTATAAATCAGTCTAATAAATGTAAGAATAAAATAGCTGTTGAGTATAGGTTAAGACGCCATGAGCCTTACAGAAGTATAACTTGGCAGCATTTAAAAACAATTTTATATGAGCTTACATACGGTTTAATTGAACTAGGATTAAGAAAGGGCGATAAAGTTGCAATTTTATCAGAGACAAGGTATGAATGGGCTGTTTGTGATTTAGCTATATTAACTTGTGGCGGGATTGTTATTCCTATGTATCCAACCTTAGGTGATGAGGCAGTAAATTATATATTAAATAATTCTGAAGCTAAGATTATTATTCTAGAAGATAAAGGACAACTTCAAAAAATAAGATCCCAGTGGGAGCAACTACCAAGAATCACTTATGCTGTTGTAATTGAAGATAAAGGTGATATTCCACAAAATGATCCAAGAATAATAAATTTGAAGAGATTAATGGATAAAGGAAAATTAAATTTTTCAAAAGATCCTTACTTGGTTGATCATCATCTTAAAAATGTAGATAAAGATAACATCGCTACTATAATTTATACTTCTGGAACTACAGGTCAACCTAAAGGTGTAATTTTAACTCATAAAAATATTTTAAGTGTTATAAGTGTTTTACCTCAAGTTTTACCTTTAAAACCAACTGATAAATTTCTTTCATTTTTACCTTTGTCTCATGTATTTGAAAGAGTAGGAGGGCTTTATTACACAATTTCTACAGGTGCAACTATTTCTTATTGTTCAAGTGTTGATCAAATAGGAGCTGCACTTAAAGATTCAGGAGCAACTATCATGCTGGTTGTACCAAGACTTTTGGAAAAAATTTATAGCAAGGTAAAAATGCAGCTAGCTTCAATAACAGGATTTAAAAAGAAATTAATTGATTTAGCTTTTTCAAAAAATGAGAAAAAAAATATTTTTCTTTGTTATTTAGCAAAAACTATTATATTTCCAGCTATTCGAAAAAGCATTTCACCTACACTAAAGTATTTTGTTTCTGGTGGTGCTCCATTATCTATAGAAGTTGCTAATTTTTTTCATCTGATAGGATTTCCTGTACTTGAAGGATATGGTTTAACTGAAACTTCAGCACCAGCAACAGTTAATACTTTAAAAGATTTTAAAATTGGTACTGTTGGTAAAGCTTTGCCTAATGTTGAAATAAAAATAGCAAATGATGGTGAAGTATTAATTAAAGGTCCAAATGTTTTTTGTGGATATTATAAGAATGAGCAAATTACCAAAGAAGCTTTTCAGGACGGATGGTTTTGTACAGGAGATATAGGAATAGTAGACAGTGATGGATTTTTAAAAATTACAGACAGGAAAAAAGATATTATTATTAATTCAGCAGGTAAAAATATTGCACCTCAAAATATTGAAAACTCCTTAAAAAATTCTCCTTATATAAGTAATGCAGTAGTAATTGGTGATAAAAGAAAATATTTATGTGCTTTAATAACATTGGATGAGCAAGCAGTTATTGATTTTGCAAAAAAAAATAATATTAATTACAAAAAAACAAATAACTTAAATGTTAATTCTAAGATAATTCATCTTATTGATGAAGAAATTAAGCTAAGAACTTCTAACTTTTCTGACTATGAGCAAATTAGAAAATTTACAATACTTCCAAATGATTTTAAAATTGAAACAGGTGAAATTACGCCTACATTAAAAGTAAAAAGAAAATTTGTTGAAGAAAAGTACAAAAGGATTATAGATGCGATGTATCCAGGAGATTAA
- a CDS encoding S8 family serine peptidase, which yields MRKFSAIILILFLLIPFAYHANAQVSSVINIQSFDVEVNPKTNKIYATNAPGSLSIIDGSTHAIIKTIDLMGEARAITINQDTNKIYVTNRITNEIHVINGSTDALEATIPISTSYVGLGEIAVNTVMNKIYACGEISDSVYVIDGVTNSLLSTIPVGKNPNSIIASPILNFMFVGLGGAHFVVGIDCSRDKVTITNSRYGSSVILGVDPITYKIYIADGQTKKIDHLTSGADNNVLASSSLTGGIPTGIAVDNALNYVYVISSVTEAPIVTVLQGGSLNKITSFPIGGKQGFYNIAANPITNKVYIAGNTTRGIFVIDGNNLNQQGSSSSSSSSGGSISEPFTIPECKFSNSSSSFLNQVTENGFENSEVDPEENSNSGSQFSIDLTLNDLSSIKGNLILEFSKVLNRPLSSVVNKIKKSIKLITDARDAARDNDVDVCSESITEGIDQLDLAISVLEKKQCKTRSKNLQNCISPVIVEKYISNVEDSFNSLEENLLIDEDQDGIADTCLSSEFKSSKEPTNNNSNTESTLSAPIKDQFILKFKVSEKDPSQIASELASKYGLQILHVYKYVFNGAAAIVPPGKEKTLLEDQNIKEVIQDYTVFTASNSSYEIDKTVRYLFKDQVLTTGINWIDAELNPNEGDGCMVTVAVLDTGIDFSHPDLDANINTSLSVNCTTPTTQTCIPGGQDDYMVGGVPGHGTGVAGIIAAEDNDIGVRTYGE from the coding sequence ATGAGAAAATTTTCTGCAATTATTTTAATTTTATTTCTTTTAATACCATTTGCTTATCATGCAAATGCTCAAGTTTCATCAGTTATAAATATCCAATCTTTTGATGTAGAGGTTAATCCAAAAACAAATAAAATTTATGCAACAAATGCACCTGGTTCATTATCAATAATTGATGGTTCAACACATGCAATAATAAAAACAATTGATTTGATGGGGGAAGCTAGAGCTATAACTATTAATCAAGATACAAATAAAATTTATGTAACAAACAGAATTACAAATGAAATTCACGTTATTAATGGCTCTACAGATGCTCTCGAAGCAACAATTCCAATAAGCACAAGTTATGTTGGGCTTGGAGAAATCGCTGTTAATACTGTAATGAACAAAATATATGCTTGTGGTGAAATCTCTGACAGTGTTTATGTAATAGATGGTGTAACAAATTCACTCCTATCTACTATACCAGTCGGGAAAAACCCTAACTCAATTATTGCTAGTCCAATTTTAAATTTTATGTTTGTTGGACTTGGTGGTGCTCATTTTGTAGTTGGTATTGATTGTTCTAGAGATAAAGTAACCATTACAAATTCACGTTATGGTAGCAGTGTTATTTTAGGTGTAGACCCTATTACATACAAAATATATATAGCCGATGGTCAAACAAAAAAGATTGATCATCTTACTAGTGGTGCTGATAATAATGTTTTGGCTTCATCTTCACTTACCGGCGGTATTCCAACAGGAATAGCAGTGGATAACGCCTTGAACTATGTATATGTAATCTCTTCTGTAACTGAGGCTCCAATAGTTACGGTACTACAAGGAGGCTCATTAAATAAGATAACCAGCTTTCCTATTGGTGGGAAACAAGGTTTCTACAATATAGCTGCTAATCCAATTACCAATAAAGTCTATATTGCTGGTAATACTACAAGAGGGATTTTTGTAATTGATGGTAATAATTTAAATCAACAAGGATCTTCTTCTAGCTCTTCTAGTAGTGGTGGCTCAATCAGTGAACCGTTTACAATTCCTGAATGCAAGTTTTCTAATAGCTCTTCAAGCTTTCTTAATCAAGTTACAGAAAACGGTTTTGAAAATTCTGAAGTTGATCCTGAAGAAAATTCAAATAGTGGATCTCAATTCTCAATAGATTTAACATTGAATGATTTGAGCAGTATAAAGGGAAACCTAATTCTTGAGTTCTCAAAAGTACTAAACAGACCTCTTAGTTCTGTGGTAAACAAGATTAAAAAATCAATTAAATTAATTACAGATGCTAGAGATGCAGCTAGAGATAATGATGTTGATGTCTGTAGTGAGAGTATTACAGAAGGAATTGATCAATTAGACCTTGCAATTAGTGTATTAGAAAAAAAACAATGTAAAACAAGAAGTAAAAATTTACAAAATTGCATTTCACCAGTAATTGTTGAAAAATACATTTCAAATGTAGAAGATTCATTTAATAGCCTTGAGGAAAATTTATTGATAGATGAAGACCAGGATGGCATAGCTGATACTTGTCTTTCTTCTGAGTTTAAAAGTTCTAAAGAACCAACAAATAATAATTCAAATACAGAAAGTACACTTAGTGCTCCAATTAAAGATCAATTTATTTTAAAATTTAAGGTATCTGAAAAAGACCCTTCACAAATAGCTTCTGAATTAGCATCAAAATATGGATTGCAAATTCTGCATGTATACAAATATGTTTTTAACGGTGCAGCTGCAATAGTTCCTCCAGGCAAAGAAAAGACTCTACTTGAAGATCAAAACATTAAAGAAGTAATTCAAGATTACACTGTATTTACTGCCAGCAATTCAAGCTATGAAATTGATAAAACAGTTCGATATTTATTTAAAGATCAAGTACTTACGACAGGGATAAATTGGATTGATGCTGAATTAAATCCAAATGAAGGGGATGGTTGTATGGTTACAGTTGCAGTTTTAGATACAGGAATTGATTTTAGTCATCCTGATCTAGATGCAAATATAAACACTAGTTTAAGTGTTAACTGTACTACTCCTACAACACAAACATGTATTCCTGGTGGTCAGGATGATTACATGGTTGGTGGTGTTCCTGGGCATGGAACTGGTGTAGCAGGAATTATTGCAGCAGAAGACAACGACATAGGAGTTAGGACTTACGGTGAGTAA
- a CDS encoding ATP-binding cassette domain-containing protein: MKERLNQFKKLSTRETIIETKSLTKHFPVQHGFWSRTTNYVQATNNINLQIEKGQIIGIVGESGCGKSTLGKLILRLLEPTLGEVLYKGINIHSLSNKELKKLREKLQIVFQNPYSSLNPRMKIQEIISEPILVHKIITNGGKKEKVRERVLELLSLVGLEDKLSNKYAHELSGGQRQRVAIARALALNPEFLILDEPVSALDVSVQAQILNLLLDLQKKLNLTYLFISHNLSVVSYISTHIAVMYLGHIVEIGQKELVINNPQHPYTVALLSAAPRLAISNQQSAISNKIVLSGEIPDPSNPPSGCVFRTRCPIARDKCSVEVPLLIKHNAQLVACHYGGELKENQTIDYRL, encoded by the coding sequence ATGAAGGAAAGGTTAAATCAATTTAAGAAATTGAGTACAAGAGAAACAATTATAGAAACTAAAAGCTTAACAAAACACTTTCCTGTTCAACATGGTTTTTGGTCAAGAACTACAAACTATGTACAAGCAACAAACAATATAAATCTACAAATTGAAAAAGGACAAATAATTGGAATTGTTGGAGAGTCAGGATGTGGTAAGTCTACGCTGGGGAAATTAATCCTAAGACTTTTAGAACCTACTTTAGGTGAGGTTTTATATAAAGGTATAAATATTCATTCTCTTTCTAACAAAGAACTAAAAAAACTTAGAGAAAAGCTACAAATAGTTTTCCAAAATCCATACTCAAGCTTAAATCCTAGAATGAAAATTCAAGAAATTATAAGTGAACCAATTTTAGTTCATAAAATCATAACTAACGGAGGGAAAAAAGAAAAAGTAAGGGAAAGAGTTTTAGAACTTTTAAGTCTTGTAGGTTTAGAAGATAAACTTAGTAATAAATATGCTCATGAGCTATCTGGTGGACAAAGACAAAGAGTTGCAATTGCAAGAGCACTTGCATTAAACCCGGAATTTTTAATTCTGGATGAACCTGTTAGTGCATTAGATGTATCAGTTCAAGCACAAATATTAAATTTGTTATTAGACTTACAAAAAAAACTTAATTTAACTTATTTATTTATTTCACATAATCTTTCAGTTGTAAGTTATATTTCAACGCATATAGCTGTAATGTATTTAGGACATATCGTTGAAATTGGACAAAAAGAACTGGTTATAAATAACCCACAACATCCATATACTGTAGCTTTATTAAGTGCAGCACCAAGATTAGCAATCAGCAATCAGCAGTCAGCAATCAGCAATAAAATTGTTTTAAGCGGAGAAATTCCAGATCCATCAAATCCACCTAGTGGTTGTGTCTTTAGAACAAGATGCCCAATTGCAAGGGATAAATGTTCAGTTGAAGTCCCTCTTCTTATAAAACATAATGCTCAACTTGTAGCTTGCCACTATGGAGGAGAACTTAAAGAGAACCAGACTATAGACTATAGACTATAG